Proteins encoded within one genomic window of Nonomuraea gerenzanensis:
- a CDS encoding non-ribosomal peptide synthetase: protein MSQEWAGFRLSKQQEHVLGLASGGLAGRTVAGVGLPGPVDREVLELAARDVVAAHESLRTAYRQVLGENSTVLMVIEDDPRVHAVEAAGDGAALAALARAETPGAEHVPRLILFAHADGRRSLVVSAPRLSMDGASARVFFRDLGQAYASRLRGTPWSRDDVVQYADYAQWQFEEGAPSDRQREAAAGRDARLADLPPLHLPLELRCDAAEHEDLTWTLPAPLAGRLRSLARELDAGLRGVLLTGWLAALWHATGRPERLAVCATLTRRPFQELLGSIGQFATPMPVLAAIDEETTLDGLLRAVDLELDSAEQAGESAMQPARQHARTLPGFACHDAAAPEVPGWSGLWVEPADEGRKVGLSVLDVDGEVRLTLRHQAGGLAEGGAEALLACLRATVAALGGDLSATVHELAMLDEEAARALVTATNPAEPPMRTAEHWHRRFERSAERVPGATALRSATRTWTYRDLDQAADRLAGELADRGVGPGTLVGLHLERSALAVVSMLAIAKAGAAYVPVDPSLPAGRRFTIMAAAGFTHVVATQETAADLPAGCEAVLVDEDLTSCAGRPAVRPDVRPDVRTTDDDPAYVLFTSGSTGVPKGVRVGHGQLAAYLDGVLDRLGLTGPVDSVALSTLGTDLGNTALFPPLLSGGELLVVAPEVSADAQALAELLSEESYDLLKITPTHLESVFAVADAPERLMPRQALVVGGEPFGWGAYNLFRGFLGGCRLYNHYGPTETTVGVLCGEVTSGEAAVLASTVPLGTPMRHARAYVLDPRGRPLPAGLPGELWIGGSSVSQGYLSGTAEQRERFAADPFSPEPSARMYRSGDKVRLLPGGSVEFLGRTDRQVKVRGFRVELGEIEAVMRRHPRVTGSLAVEAGESAGAHLVGYLIDAEGGRGPAEWLRPFLAERLPEFMIPAHLVALDAFPVTSTGKIDASMLPEPGSFAGADAAAYVEPRTGTEARVAGIVARLLLLNRVGADDDFFDVGGHSLLATQLIAKLRDDFKVDIKLRNLFERPVVSELAEFIDGLLEKKAEES from the coding sequence ATGTCCCAGGAGTGGGCGGGTTTCCGCCTCTCCAAGCAGCAGGAGCACGTGCTCGGCCTCGCCTCGGGCGGCCTGGCCGGCCGGACCGTCGCCGGGGTGGGCCTGCCGGGCCCGGTGGACCGCGAGGTGCTGGAGCTGGCCGCCCGCGACGTGGTGGCCGCCCACGAGAGCCTGCGGACCGCGTACCGGCAGGTGCTCGGCGAGAACAGCACCGTGCTGATGGTGATCGAGGACGACCCGCGCGTCCACGCGGTGGAGGCGGCCGGCGACGGCGCGGCCCTGGCCGCGCTCGCCCGCGCGGAGACGCCCGGGGCGGAGCACGTGCCGCGGCTCATCCTGTTCGCCCACGCCGACGGGCGGCGCTCGCTCGTCGTCTCGGCGCCGCGGCTGAGCATGGACGGCGCCTCGGCGCGGGTGTTCTTCCGTGACCTGGGGCAGGCGTACGCCTCCCGGCTGCGCGGCACGCCGTGGAGCCGCGACGACGTCGTCCAGTACGCCGACTACGCGCAGTGGCAGTTCGAGGAGGGCGCGCCGAGCGACCGCCAGCGGGAGGCCGCGGCCGGCCGCGACGCCCGGCTCGCGGACCTGCCGCCGCTGCACCTGCCGCTGGAGCTGCGCTGCGACGCGGCGGAGCACGAGGACCTGACGTGGACGCTGCCCGCGCCGCTGGCCGGGCGGCTGCGGAGCCTGGCGCGGGAGCTGGACGCGGGGCTGCGCGGCGTGCTGCTGACCGGCTGGCTCGCCGCGCTCTGGCACGCCACGGGACGGCCGGAGCGGCTGGCGGTCTGCGCGACGCTGACGCGGCGGCCGTTCCAGGAGCTGCTCGGCTCGATCGGGCAGTTCGCCACGCCGATGCCGGTCCTGGCCGCGATCGACGAGGAGACGACGCTGGACGGGCTGCTGCGGGCGGTGGACCTGGAGCTGGACTCGGCTGAGCAGGCGGGTGAGAGCGCGATGCAGCCGGCCCGGCAGCACGCCCGCACCCTGCCGGGCTTCGCCTGCCACGACGCCGCCGCGCCGGAGGTGCCGGGCTGGTCGGGGCTGTGGGTGGAGCCGGCCGACGAGGGGCGCAAGGTCGGCCTCTCGGTGCTGGACGTGGACGGCGAGGTCCGCCTGACGCTGCGGCACCAGGCGGGCGGCCTGGCCGAGGGCGGGGCCGAGGCGCTGCTCGCGTGCCTGCGGGCCACCGTGGCGGCGCTGGGGGGCGACCTCTCGGCGACCGTGCACGAGCTGGCGATGCTGGACGAGGAGGCGGCACGCGCGCTGGTGACCGCCACCAATCCCGCAGAACCGCCCATGCGGACGGCGGAGCACTGGCACCGGCGCTTCGAGCGGAGCGCGGAGCGGGTGCCCGGCGCCACGGCGCTCAGATCGGCCACCCGCACCTGGACCTACCGCGACCTCGACCAGGCCGCCGACCGCCTGGCAGGCGAGCTGGCCGACCGCGGCGTGGGCCCGGGCACGCTGGTCGGCCTCCATCTGGAACGTTCCGCCCTGGCCGTCGTCTCGATGCTGGCGATCGCCAAGGCCGGCGCCGCGTACGTGCCGGTCGACCCGAGCCTGCCCGCCGGACGCCGCTTCACCATCATGGCCGCGGCCGGCTTCACCCACGTGGTGGCCACCCAGGAAACGGCGGCGGACCTGCCCGCGGGCTGCGAGGCCGTCCTCGTGGACGAGGACCTGACGAGCTGCGCCGGGCGCCCGGCCGTGCGCCCCGACGTGCGCCCCGACGTGCGCACGACGGACGACGACCCGGCCTACGTCCTGTTCACCTCGGGCTCCACCGGCGTGCCGAAGGGCGTGCGGGTCGGCCACGGGCAGCTGGCCGCCTACCTGGACGGCGTGCTCGACCGCCTCGGGCTGACCGGGCCGGTCGACTCGGTCGCGCTCAGCACCCTGGGCACCGACCTGGGCAACACCGCCCTGTTCCCACCGCTGCTCAGCGGCGGCGAGCTGCTGGTCGTCGCGCCCGAGGTGTCGGCGGACGCACAGGCGCTGGCGGAGCTGCTCAGCGAGGAGAGCTACGACCTCCTCAAGATCACGCCCACGCACCTGGAGTCCGTCTTCGCCGTGGCCGACGCCCCTGAACGGCTGATGCCGCGTCAGGCTCTGGTCGTGGGCGGGGAGCCGTTCGGGTGGGGCGCGTACAACCTGTTCCGCGGCTTTCTCGGCGGCTGCCGGCTCTACAACCACTACGGCCCGACCGAGACGACCGTCGGCGTGCTCTGCGGCGAGGTCACCTCGGGTGAGGCGGCCGTCCTGGCCTCCACGGTGCCGCTCGGCACGCCGATGCGGCACGCGCGCGCGTACGTGCTGGACCCGCGCGGCAGGCCGTTGCCCGCCGGGCTGCCGGGTGAGCTGTGGATCGGCGGCTCGTCCGTGTCGCAGGGCTACCTGTCCGGCACGGCGGAGCAGCGGGAGCGGTTCGCCGCCGACCCGTTCTCGCCGGAGCCGTCGGCGCGGATGTACCGCTCGGGGGACAAGGTGCGGCTGCTGCCCGGCGGGAGCGTGGAGTTCCTCGGCCGTACCGACCGGCAGGTCAAGGTGCGCGGCTTCCGGGTGGAGCTGGGCGAGATCGAGGCGGTCATGCGCCGGCATCCGCGGGTGACCGGCAGCCTGGCCGTGGAGGCGGGCGAGAGCGCGGGCGCGCACCTCGTCGGCTACCTGATCGACGCCGAGGGCGGGCGCGGGCCCGCGGAGTGGCTGCGGCCCTTCCTGGCGGAGCGGCTGCCGGAGTTCATGATCCCGGCGCACCTGGTGGCGCTGGACGCGTTCCCGGTGACGAGCACCGGGAAGATCGACGCCTCGATGTTGCCGGAGCCCGGCAGCTTCGCGGGCGCGGACGCGGCGGCCTACGTCGAGCCGCGCACCGGGACCGAGGCCAGGGTCGCCGGCATCGTGGCGCGGCTGCTGCTGCTCAACCGGGTGGGCGCCGACGACGACTTCTTCGACGTGGGCGGCCACTCGCTGCTGGCGACGCAGCTCATCGCCAAGCTGCGCGACGACTTCAAGGTGGACATCAAGCTGCGCAACCTGTTCGAGCGTCCGGTCGTGTCGGAGCTGGCCGAGTTCATCGACGGGCTCCTGGAGAAGAAGGCGGAAGAGTCATGA
- a CDS encoding TauD/TfdA family dioxygenase, with translation MTNQTTAAGSRGRFGGSRRSIPVSGESLVSVSPLLDGSRAVLCTPTVAGLDAREWLAGSGGTLARLRDEHGAVLLRGFTPLDAGGLAALATALTGGLRDYDNRSTPRRRVDGNVFTSTEYPPDQTIPQHNEMSYTASWPATLFLTCLVPAAEGGETPVADSARVLSRLPAATRERFERHGVMYVRNFGHGLDLSWQEVFQTQSREEVGAYCARHGIQAEWLGGERLRTRHVVQATVTARASGERVWFNQAHLFHVSSLPEEVRHELLASFEEDELPRNAMYGDGSALLAEDLAQIRAAYDAEEIALPWQAGDVMIVDNEQFSHGRRPYSGARSVLVAMA, from the coding sequence ATGACGAACCAGACGACGGCGGCGGGCTCCAGGGGGCGCTTCGGCGGCTCGCGCCGATCGATCCCGGTCAGCGGGGAGTCGCTGGTCAGCGTGTCCCCGCTGCTCGACGGGTCGCGGGCGGTGCTGTGCACGCCCACCGTCGCCGGCCTCGACGCGCGGGAGTGGCTGGCCGGCTCGGGCGGCACGCTGGCGCGGCTGCGCGACGAGCACGGGGCCGTCCTGCTGCGTGGTTTCACCCCGCTGGACGCCGGCGGGCTCGCCGCGCTGGCCACCGCGCTCACCGGCGGGCTGCGCGACTACGACAACCGCTCGACCCCGCGCCGGCGGGTGGACGGCAACGTCTTCACCTCGACGGAGTACCCGCCGGACCAGACCATCCCCCAGCACAACGAGATGTCGTACACGGCGTCGTGGCCGGCCACGCTCTTCCTGACGTGCCTGGTCCCCGCCGCCGAGGGCGGCGAGACGCCCGTGGCCGACAGCGCCCGCGTCCTGAGCAGGCTGCCCGCCGCCACCCGCGAGCGTTTCGAGCGCCACGGCGTCATGTACGTGCGCAACTTCGGCCACGGCCTGGACCTGAGCTGGCAGGAGGTCTTCCAGACGCAGAGCCGCGAGGAGGTCGGCGCCTACTGCGCGCGCCACGGCATCCAGGCGGAGTGGCTCGGCGGGGAGCGGCTGCGCACCCGGCACGTGGTGCAGGCCACGGTCACGGCGCGGGCGAGCGGCGAGCGGGTCTGGTTCAACCAGGCGCACCTGTTCCACGTCAGCTCGCTGCCCGAGGAGGTGCGGCACGAGCTGCTGGCGAGCTTCGAGGAGGACGAGCTGCCGCGCAACGCCATGTACGGCGACGGCAGCGCGCTGCTGGCGGAGGACCTGGCGCAGATCCGCGCGGCGTACGACGCCGAGGAGATCGCGCTGCCGTGGCAGGCGGGCGACGTCATGATCGTCGACAACGAGCAGTTCTCCCACGGCAGGCGGCCCTACTCGGGGGCCCGCTCGGTCCTGGTGGCCATGGCATGA